One part of the Paroedura picta isolate Pp20150507F chromosome 5, Ppicta_v3.0, whole genome shotgun sequence genome encodes these proteins:
- the SULT4A1 gene encoding sulfotransferase 4A1: MHLGPCWAARKEGRRMAESECETPSTPGEFESKYFEYNGVRLPPFCRGKMEEIANFPVRVNDVWIITYPKSGTSLLQEVVYLVSQGADPDEIGLMNIDEQLPVLEYPQPGLDIIRELTSPRLIKSHLPYRFLPSDLHNGNSKVIYMARNPKDLVVSYYQFHRSLRTMSYRGTFQEFCRRFMNDKLGYGSWFEHVQEFWEHHMDSNVLFLKYEDMHKDLTTMVEQLARFLGVSYDKAQLESMVEHCHQLIDQCCNAEALPIGRGRVGLWKDIFTVSMNEKFDLVYKQKMGKCDLAFDFYL; encoded by the exons ATGCACCTTGGCCCTTGCTGGGCCgcgaggaaggagggaagaaggatgGCGGAGAGCGAATGCGAGACCCCCAGCACTCCCGGCGAGTTCGAGAGCAAATACTTCGAATACAACGGGGTGCGCCTTCCGCCCTTCTGTAGGGGGAAGATGGAGGAGATCGCCAATTTCCCCGTGAGAGTGAATGATGTCTGGATTATAACCTACCCCAAATCAG GCACCAGTTTATTGCAAGAAGTGGTATATTTGGTGAGCCAAGGAGCTGATCCTGATGAAATTGGGTTAATGAATATAGATGAACAACTTCCAGTCCTAGAGTATCCTCAGCCTGGCTTGGATATCATCAGG GAGCTGACATCTCCTCGTCTTATCAAAAGTCACCTACCATATCGATTTTTGCCTTCAGATCTACACAATGGCAATTCCAAG GTAATATATATGGCTCGCAACCCCAAAGACCTGGTCGTGTCTTATTACCAGTTTCACCGTTCCCTTCGAACCATGAGCTACAGAGGAACATTTCAAGAATTCTGTCGGAGATTTATGAATGATAAGT TAGGGTATGGTTCATGGTTTGAACACGTGCAGGAATTTTGGGAACATCATATGGACTCCAATGTTCTCTTTCTCAAGTATGAAGATATGCACAAG GACCTTACAACTATGGTTGAACAACTAGCAAGGTTCTTGGGTGTCTCTTATGATAAAGCACAGTTGGAATCCATGGTGGAGCATTGTCACCAGCTCATTGACCAGTGCTGTAATGCAGAAGCTCTTCCTATTGGCAGGG gACGAGTTGGGCTGTGGAAAGACATCTTTACTGTTTCCATGAACGAGAAATTTGACTTGGTTTACAAGCAAAAGATGGGAAAGTGTGACCTCGCATTTGACTTTTATTTATAA